Proteins encoded in a region of the Rutidosis leptorrhynchoides isolate AG116_Rl617_1_P2 chromosome 9, CSIRO_AGI_Rlap_v1, whole genome shotgun sequence genome:
- the LOC139867195 gene encoding uncharacterized protein: MKPTTAAAATADTVSATSDAVAAVITGIAAAMMLQRYWRRCLYRLCRHLLRPLLYGSEKWAAEVQFLGIVDRSNLTTLIRYYVIDDVRGHLSLLGTRSCIHIL, from the exons ATGAAGCCCACAACCGCCGCCGCTGCTACAGCCGACACGGTCTCCGCTACGTCCGACGCCGTCGCCGCTGTCATAACCGGCATCGCCGCTGCTATGATGCTACAGCGCTACTGGCGCAGATGCTTATACCGCCTCTGTCGCCATCTTCTACGACCGCTGCTCTACGG GTCTGAAAAATGGGCAGCTGAGGTCCAATTTCTTGGAATTGTTGATCGCTCAAACTTAACCACACTAATAAGATACTATGTCATTGATGACGTAAGAG gcCATTTATCACTCTTGGGAACTAGAAGCTGCATTCACATTCTTTGA